A genomic window from Tautonia rosea includes:
- a CDS encoding O-antigen ligase family protein, whose amino-acid sequence MGTFRIRILEWTDRLQAGILVGMLAGTALAFGGVVWWWRPVIAALAVLLVVLGLARVAIEGQARIRFSPLPVLGVLAVSLAVVQLAPIPASLAGRIAPEARSLHARGVPSSLVLADDPEADLPEALASRTPATVDRSATLRWLFDASIGLVVLVTSARFARKLGRTMVIWGSVVGIFVLMTGIGLVQLVGNVPELLGIITPGKAPSWAPSTLDLLRAPGTSVLRPLAEEGGANGPWLLPQPDRPFFIGSLMGGPGAYLAIGALGLPLSLALLLHLLAPRGSREPMADRIGRSGLAPLVGLLVLVVLAGSALIGVIGGPLLAIPFAVGLVLAGLPGAWPTGSRWLAVGLTVLALGSLGAGVSANRFAGWGTDPKLAPITADLDRAERLWRQSAQIIRDFPILGTGLGTFGRVIPSYKTTDASPTTAGSSVLQWVVESGLAGAGVLGLAFLWGLARIIRAWRRVGSADRALACGLVASAVCFGVFASVHWTVELPAVALAACAVLGILDRWLSGGTDLFVEAA is encoded by the coding sequence GTGGGCACCTTTCGCATCCGCATCCTTGAGTGGACCGATCGCCTTCAGGCGGGCATCCTTGTGGGGATGCTCGCCGGAACGGCGCTGGCCTTTGGCGGCGTGGTCTGGTGGTGGCGGCCGGTGATTGCGGCCCTGGCCGTGCTGCTGGTCGTCCTCGGACTGGCCCGGGTGGCGATTGAGGGGCAGGCCCGGATTCGATTCAGTCCGTTGCCGGTTCTTGGGGTGCTGGCTGTAAGCCTGGCGGTCGTGCAGCTCGCGCCGATCCCCGCGAGCCTGGCTGGTCGGATCGCCCCGGAAGCCCGATCGCTGCATGCCCGAGGGGTGCCGTCGAGCCTTGTCCTGGCCGACGACCCGGAGGCCGATCTTCCCGAGGCGCTCGCCTCACGGACCCCGGCCACGGTCGACCGATCGGCCACGCTCCGATGGCTGTTCGATGCGAGTATTGGGCTGGTGGTCCTGGTTACCTCGGCCCGGTTCGCCCGGAAGCTGGGCCGGACGATGGTCATCTGGGGCAGCGTGGTTGGGATCTTCGTGCTGATGACGGGCATCGGTCTGGTGCAGCTGGTCGGCAACGTTCCTGAGCTGCTGGGGATCATCACCCCTGGCAAGGCCCCGAGCTGGGCCCCTTCGACCCTTGATCTCCTGAGGGCTCCAGGAACTTCGGTCCTCCGCCCCCTGGCCGAAGAGGGTGGGGCAAACGGACCGTGGTTGCTTCCTCAACCCGATCGGCCCTTCTTCATCGGAAGCCTGATGGGAGGCCCGGGCGCTTACCTGGCGATCGGAGCGTTGGGCTTGCCGCTGTCGCTGGCCTTGCTGCTGCATCTGCTTGCTCCGCGGGGGAGTCGAGAACCGATGGCGGATCGGATCGGCCGTTCGGGACTCGCCCCGCTGGTCGGCTTGCTGGTGCTGGTGGTTCTGGCGGGTTCGGCCCTGATCGGCGTGATCGGCGGGCCCTTGCTGGCGATCCCGTTTGCAGTCGGTCTGGTGCTGGCAGGATTGCCGGGAGCCTGGCCAACCGGGTCGCGGTGGCTGGCAGTGGGACTGACGGTTCTGGCCCTGGGAAGTCTGGGCGCAGGGGTCTCGGCCAACCGTTTTGCCGGCTGGGGGACCGATCCGAAACTTGCTCCGATCACGGCGGATCTGGACCGAGCAGAGCGGCTCTGGAGGCAGTCGGCCCAGATCATCCGGGACTTCCCGATCCTCGGAACGGGCCTGGGCACCTTCGGCCGGGTCATTCCGTCGTACAAAACGACCGACGCCAGCCCGACGACCGCAGGCAGCAGTGTCTTGCAGTGGGTGGTGGAATCGGGCCTGGCAGGAGCGGGAGTGCTTGGCCTGGCCTTTCTGTGGGGCCTTGCCCGGATCATCCGGGCCTGGCGGCGGGTCGGGTCGGCCGACCGGGCGTTGGCCTGTGGCCTGGTGGCCTCGGCGGTCTGCTTCGGAGTCTTCGCCAGCGTTCACTGGACGGTTGAGCTGCCCGCCGTG